The Cronobacter sakazakii genome has a window encoding:
- the btuC gene encoding vitamin B12 ABC transporter permease BtuC produces MKSQLASLSLCIHTQRRRERRVLMGLALALVLAVMVSLCAGDVWLWPAAWAGDAGKLFVWQIRLPRTLAVVLVGAALALCGTMMQALFENPLAEPGLLGVSNGAGVGLVAAVMLGGGVLPGWSLGLCAIAGALIATLILLHFARRHLSTSRLLLAGVALGIVCSALMTWAVYFSTSLDLRQLMYWMMGGFSGIDWQQGWLMLALIPPLVWGGMQARALNMLSLGETSARQLGLPVWLWRNALVIVTGWLAGVSVALAGAIGFVGLVVPHMLRLCGITDHRALLPAAMLAGGGVLLAADIIARLTLAAAELPIGVVTATLGAPVFIWLLLKAGR; encoded by the coding sequence ATGAAATCTCAACTCGCCTCACTTTCCCTGTGTATTCATACCCAACGCCGCCGCGAGCGACGCGTGCTCATGGGCCTTGCGCTGGCGCTCGTACTGGCGGTGATGGTGAGCCTCTGCGCGGGCGACGTCTGGCTCTGGCCTGCGGCATGGGCAGGCGATGCAGGGAAACTCTTCGTCTGGCAAATCAGGCTACCGCGAACGCTTGCCGTTGTGCTGGTGGGCGCAGCGCTTGCGCTCTGCGGCACGATGATGCAGGCGCTGTTTGAAAACCCGCTCGCAGAACCCGGGCTTCTTGGCGTCTCTAATGGCGCGGGCGTGGGGCTGGTCGCGGCGGTCATGCTTGGCGGCGGCGTGCTGCCAGGCTGGTCGCTCGGGCTCTGCGCCATCGCGGGCGCGCTTATCGCCACGCTTATTTTGCTGCATTTCGCGCGGCGCCATCTCTCCACCAGCCGTCTGTTGCTGGCAGGCGTCGCGCTCGGCATCGTCTGTAGTGCGCTCATGACCTGGGCCGTCTATTTTTCCACCAGTCTTGATCTGCGCCAGCTCATGTACTGGATGATGGGCGGTTTCAGCGGCATCGACTGGCAGCAGGGCTGGCTGATGCTCGCGCTGATTCCGCCGCTCGTCTGGGGCGGGATGCAGGCGAGGGCGCTGAATATGCTTTCTCTTGGCGAAACGTCCGCGCGTCAGCTTGGCCTGCCGGTCTGGCTGTGGCGCAACGCGCTGGTCATCGTCACCGGCTGGCTTGCGGGCGTCAGCGTGGCGCTGGCCGGCGCGATTGGTTTTGTCGGCCTTGTGGTGCCGCATATGTTGCGCCTGTGCGGCATTACCGACCACCGGGCATTACTGCCTGCCGCGATGCTGGCAGGCGGCGGGGTGCTGCTCGCGGCCGATATCATCGCGCGTCTGACGCTCGCGGCCGCAGAGCTACCGATTGGCGTAGTCACCGCCACCCTGGGCGCGCCGGTATTTATCTGGCTATTATTAAAGGCTGGACGCTAG
- the ihfA gene encoding integration host factor subunit alpha — MALTKAEMSEYLFDKLGLSKRDAKELVELFFEEIRRALENGEQVKLSGFGNFDLRDKNQRPGRNPKTGEDIPITARRVVTFRPGQKLKSRVENASPKEN, encoded by the coding sequence ATGGCGCTTACAAAAGCTGAAATGTCAGAATATCTGTTTGATAAGCTTGGGCTTAGCAAGCGGGATGCCAAAGAACTGGTAGAGCTGTTTTTCGAAGAGATCCGTCGCGCTCTGGAAAATGGCGAGCAGGTAAAACTCTCCGGTTTCGGTAATTTTGACCTGCGTGATAAGAACCAACGTCCCGGACGCAACCCGAAAACCGGTGAAGATATTCCCATTACGGCTCGCCGTGTGGTTACCTTCCGCCCGGGGCAGAAGTTGAAAAGTCGCGTAGAGAACGCTTCGCCGAAAGAAAATTAA